Within Microbacterium sediminis, the genomic segment TACCGCGCGGAGGGGGCGCGGGTCGCGGTCCTGGAGCGGGACCCGGCGAAGGTCGCCGCCCTCCGGAGCGAGCTGCCGGAGGTGCCCGCCGTGCAGGGGGATGCGACGACTCGCGAGGCGAACGAGGCGGCGGTCGCCGCGACCGTGGCCGCGTACGGCGGGCTGGACGTCCTCGTCAGCTGCGTCGGCATCTTCGACTTCTATCGCGGGATCTCGGACATCGACGCGGATCAGATCGACGCCTCGTTCGACGAGATGTTCCGCGTGAACGTGAAGAGCCAACTCCACGCCGTCAAGGCCGCGCTGTCGGCGCTGCGCGAGGCGCGCGGATCGATCCTGCTGACGGAGTCGACATCCGCATACTACCCGGGGCGCGGCGGCGTGCTGTACGTGCCGAGCAAGTTCGCGGTGCGCGGGCTCGTGATGGCCCTCGGGCACGAGCTGGCGCCGGACATCCGGGTGAACGGCATCGCGCCCGGGGGCACGGTGGGCACGGATCTGCGCGGCGTCGGCAGCCTCGGCCTCGGCGCGCGCAGTCTCGGCGACGTCCCGAACCGCGCGGACGACATCGCCGCGCGAGTCCCGCTGAAGGTCGCGCTGTCCGGCGCGGATCACGCGTGGAGCTACGTGTTCCTCGCGTCCGACCGTGCGCGGGGGATCACGGGGGATGTCATCCACACCGACGGGGGAATGGGGATCAAGGCATGATGCGGGCGGACTTCGCGGCGGAACGGCGGCTCATCGCGGACGCCTGCCGTGTGCTGGCGGGGCGCGGTCTCGCAGATGGCATCCTGGGGCACATCAGCCTGCGCGTGGGCGAGCACATCATGCTCGTGCGGTGCCGCGGCCCGCACGAGCGCGGCCTCGGGTACACCACGCCCGATGACATCCGGCTCGTGGACTTCGAAGGCGAGGCCGCGGCACCAGGTGAGCTCGACGGCTGGTCGGTCCCCAACGAACTGCCTCTGCACGCGGAGGTGCTGCGCCGCCGGCCGGCCGTGGCGGCAGTGGTGCACGCTCACCCGCCTCGCGTCGTGGCGGCCGATCTCGCCGGGATCCGGATCCGTCCTCTCATCGGCGCGTTCGACATCCCCGGCACGCGGCTCGCGGCCGGCGGCGTGCCCGTGTACGCGCGCGGCGTCCTCGTCCGCAACCGGACATTGGCGGCCGAGATGGCGGACGCGATGGGCGAGCGCCCGCTGGTGGTGCTGCGCGGGCACGGCATCACCAGCGCGGCCGCAGGCGTCGAGCAGGCGGTGTTGCAGGCGATCAGCGTCGACATCCTGGCGGGTCTGTCGCTCGATGTCGCGTCGGCGGGAGGAGAGATCGTCGATCTTCCCGAGACGGACATGGCCGAGCTGCCGGACCTCGGCACCGGTTTCAACACGGCCACGGCCTGGCGGCATGAGCTCGCCCGGCTGCGGGGCGTCGTCCGCACGGAATGAGCCACCGCGCCGCACCGAGTGTCCGGAACGCCCGGCCGCGACTCTCCGCGCCGCGCATATGATTTCTGTCATGAAGAAGAGTGGTACGGTCGACCTCCCGGCGAGCGGCCCCGCGCCGCATTACCCGATCGAGTCGGTCGACAACGCACTCAAGATCATCCATCTCCTCGGCGCGCGGCCCGAGCTGCGGCTGACCGAGGTGGCGGAGGCACTCGGTGTCGCATCGTCGACCGCGCACCGGCTGCTCGCGATGCTGCAGTATCGCGGGTTCGTGCGCCAGGATGCGGCGTCGAAGACCTATCGGGCCGGCGGGGTGCTCTCGAGCGTGTCGTTCGCGATCCTGCAGCAGTTCGACGTGCGCGAGGCCGTGCGCCCGCTGCTGCGTCGGCTGAACGAGGAGTTCCGCGAGACGGTGCACCTCGCGACGCTCGACGGCGCGCAGGTGCGCTTCATCGACGCCATCGAGAGCCCCCAGGCCGTGCGGGTGGCGTCGCGCCTCGGGCGGACCATGCCCGCCAACTGCACGTCGTCCGGGAAGTCGATGCTCGCGTCGCTGTCGGCCGACGAGCTGCACAGGACGTTCCCCGGTGAGGAGCTCGAGACGCTGACGGAGAAGTCGATCCGACGGCTCCCCGAGCTGGAGCGCGCCTTGGAAGAGGTCCGCCGCCGCGGGTACGCCGTGGGTGACGAGGAGAGCGAGCACGGCGTGTGCTCGGTCGCGGCCGCGTTCCCCGCCGGTGCCCTGCCGATGCGGCTCGCGATCAACGTCTCCGTCCCCGCAAGCCGCATGGACGACACCACGCGCGCCCGCCTCGGCGAGCGGCTCGCGTCGGCGATCGACGAGAGCGCCATCACGGCGCTCTGAGGACTGCGCGACGCGCAGCCGATCCGTTCAGGAGACGACGGGCGCCGGCGCCTTGGCGATGATCTCCGTCAGCATCGTCACGAGCGCATCCGCGTCGCCTCGATCGGCCACCGCGCGGCGGGCGGCGATGAGCGCGCGCGGCCAGTTCACGATGACGGCGCCCGTCACGCGCGCGCCGTCGGAGTACACGACGGCGAAGCGATCGTGCGCGGGGTCGCCGATCAGCTGCGATTCGGCGGAGCCCGTGCGGCCAACCACCTGAATCTTCCAGTCGTACTGGTCGCTCCAGACGTACTCGACCGGCACATACGCGCGCGCCTCCGCCGGGGAGAGCAGGTTGTGCGCGACGAGACGCGCCTGATCCGCGGCGCTCGTCCAGTGCTCCAGGCGGGTCGAGCCCGACCCGTCCTCATGCTGCCAGCGGCAGACATCGCCGACGACGAACACGTCTGCGGCGCCGATCGCGCGGAGCCGGCCGTCCGTGACGATGCCGTTGTCGACAACGAGCCCGGATCCCTCGAGCCACTCGGTGTTGACGACGGCGCCGATGCCCACGAGCAGCGCGTCAGCGGTGATCCGCTCGCCATCTGAGAGGCGGACCTCGAGCTCCGGGCCGACGCGCTCGACACCGTCGACGCCCGTCCCAAAACGCGTCCGGACCCCCTCGGCGGCGTGCTTGTCGAGGAAGATCCGCCCGACGTCCTCGTTGAGCACGCGGGACATCGGCGCGGGCAGCGGATCGACGATCGTCACGTCGACGCCGGCCTTGCGTGCGGTCGCCGCGACCTCCGCGCCGATGAACCCGCCACCCACGATCACGAGACGACGGCCCGGCTGCAGCGCGGAACGCAGCGCGTGTGCGTCGGCGGCCGTGCGCAGCACATGGATGCCCGGCCCCTCGCCCCACGGCGACGTGCGCGCGCGGGATCCGGTTGCGATCACCAGTGCGTCGTACGCCAGCCGCTCGCCGTCCTCGAGCAGCAGCTCCTTCGCCGCAGGGTCGAGCCCCGTCGCAGCGACGCCGAAGCGCCAGGACGCGTCGATCGCGGCGAGGTCTTCCTGATCGATCAGCCGGATCGCGCCGAGGTCGTCCGGCGATGTGAGATAGGCCTTCGACAGGGGCGGCTTGTCGTACGGGTGCGCGACGTCCTCCTTCTCGACCACGACGATCTCGCCGTCGAATCCTCCGGAGCGCAGACCCTGCGCCGTCTTCACACCGCCGACCGAGGCGCCGACGATGACGATCCTGGTCATCCCCGGATCACCTTCAGCGCCGACACCGGGCAGCTGCGGGCCGCTTCATCGACGCGCGTCAGCTCCGCGTCCGGGACGTCCGTCTGCAGCAGCACGACCACGCCGTCGTCGTCGATGTCGAAGTAGTCCGAGGCGCCGACCACGCAGTTCGCGTAGCCCTGGCAGGCGCCGAGGTCGGCCTTCACAATGGCGGTCATCTCATTACCTCTTACTCCGCCGGCGACTGTGCCGGCTCCGGGAACATGGGCTCGTACGGCGACGCGATCATCGCCGAGAAGGTCTGCGTCGTCTGCCACGTGAGCGCTTCGAGGTCGAGCGGGTCGAGGGCGATCCACTGGCCCGACTTCGGCGACTCGATCAGCAGGCGCGCACCGTTTCGGGTCTCCACGTGCGATACACGGATCTCGCTGAATTCGTTTGCGATCGTCAGCGGCACGCCGATCGTGCGCTCGACGAGCCGCTGATGCGCCTCGTACGCGCGGTGCGCGGCGGCGCGATCGATGTCCTCGCCTTCCCATTCGAGAGTCATAGGAAGATCGCCAGGTTCTGGGTGCGCAGCACCGACTCGTCGATCATGATCACACGTCGCGCCAGCACGTAGCCGTCCTCCGTGCACCGCAGGACGTCCTCGCGCTGCGCGGACAGGATCGACGCGGGATTCGTGTCGCTGCGGCTGCGGAACAGCAGCACGGCGGAGTCGACGATGAGCTCGCCCTCCACGTCGGTCTCGAACGTGCGCACGTTGGTGACGTAGTGCCGCAGGCGGGACGGGGGATCCTCGGTCCACGCGTGCTCGGTGAGAAACCGCGCTACGCGGCGACTCAGGGAGTACTTGTTCTCGTCCCAGTGCGCCATGCCCGGAGAGGTCGTGTAGCCCGCGCCGAGGGCGGTCGTGACCCGCACGGGCATGAGGTAGTGCACATCGTCCGCGATGGTGGCGAGCCAGTCCTCGTACCGCTGGTCGTCGAGCATGTACGCCTCCTCGACCAGCCAGCGCGACAGCTCGAGGTGCCGCGCGTCCCCGAAGGACAGCGACGGTCCGACCTTGCGGGCCTGCGTCGCGCCCCGATTCAGCACGGACTCCGCGGACAGCTCCGCTCCGACGAACGTCATGCCGTCACTCCTTCCGTGTCCACCGCGCCGTCGCCGGCCGCGGTGCCCGCGTCGCAGGAATCACCGGTCGCGCAGTCGCCCGCCGCGGCGGCGGCCGCCGCCGAGGGCGTCAGTCGCACCCCGCCCAGTCCGATCGGCCGCTGCGGCTCCGGCGCATCCGCCTCCACGTAGTCGACCCAGCGCTCGAGCAGGTGGCGCTGGTTGTACTCGCCGTATCCGACGTGCGCGACGCCGGGCCCCGCCCACTCGTCGTCGCCGAGCGGCTCCACGACGGGGCTGCCGTCCTTCAGCATGCCCATGCGGCTGTTCAGCAGCAGGCGCCTCGCCATCGCGCCCTTGGCGGTGTTCGTCAGCGACACCCAGTTCTCGACGTCGTCCTGCTCGAACATGCCGGTCGAGCCGAAGCACATGAGGTACGCCTTGTAGCTGAGCTCCTTGAACTCCTCGGGCGCATCGGCCGCGACCGCGAACCACGAGTAGACCTCGGTCTCGCACTCGCTGATCGGCACCCAGGTGCGCAGCGAGATGAAGGGGAGCACATCGTCGCCGTCCTCCACCTTGGGCCAGTTGTGCACCAGGCTCATGTTCGGGAAGACGGATGCCGCCGAGATCATGAATCCGTTCTCGCCGATCACATCGAGCTGCTCCTGCGACCAGGTCTGCTTCATCCGCTCGATCATGTCGTCGGGATATCCGACGTAGCGCAGCCGCTCCTCGAGCGTCCCCGGCGGCAGTTTGTAGGTGGTGCCGCCGCCGTTTCCGGCCCAGTACGTGTTGCCGTCCTTGCGCTTCTCGGCCTTCGGCTCGCGGAACAGGCCGATCTCCACGACGGACGTGTGCGTCTGGGGCGTGTGGTACATGTCGCCCGCGAAGTTCTCGGCGCCGATCTTCCAATTGGCGTTCACGCGCCAGCGTTGCGGGCCCCGCAGCTCGATGCCCGCGGCGGACTGCTTCGTGTAGTAGTCGAGGAAGAACGTGAAGTCACCCAGGTATTCCTTCAACGGCGGGGCATCGGGATCCATGCTGATGAAGATCAACCCGTTGTACGTGTCGAGGTTGGGCGCCGGAAGGAGGCGGGCCCCCTTGCGGCTGAAGCCCTCTTCGCCGCCGTACGCCTCCTGATGGAACGGCAGTCCCACGATCCGGCCGTCGTTGCGGTAGGACCAGCCGTGATAAGGGCAGCGGAAGTGCGAGGCGTTGCCCATCTCCGCACGGCACACCTGCATGCCGCGGTGCAGACACATGTTGAAGTGGGCGCGGATCTCGCCCTTCTCGTCTCGCACCACGATGAACGAGTCGTCCAGCACCTTGCGGACGACGTAATCGCCCGGCTGGGGAATCTCCGACACGTGGCCGACGAACAGCCACGCGCGGCTGAAGAGGTTCCTGCGTTCGCGTTCGAAGATCTCGGCATCGTTGTAGATGTGCGCGGGCAGCATGCCGTTGCGCACCTCGTCGTAGATGGTGGGGCTTGTCGTCATCGCCAATCCTTCACGGTCATCCGCAGAAACGCAATCTGCTGTGCAGAAACTATATCGCGAGATCCGGAGAGATACCAGCCCGGGCATGCGAAAGGGCCCGTGGCATCAGGCGGATTCGAGGGGTCGTCGCAACACCGACTGAATTAGACAAGTTGTAGCAGACGCTCGGCTGGGGTATCCCAGCCGAGCGTCTTGCGTGGGCGGCCGTTGAGTTTCTGGGCGACGTGTTCGAGGTCCTCGGGGCCATAGACGGACAGGTCGGAGTGGTCCGTGGGGCCGAGAGTGACGCGGATGCACTCGTCGTGGTCGTCGTCGGTGAGGGTGACGGCGACTGCGGCGAGCGCGATGCGGTCTGCGGCGGGGTCTGTCGTCCGGCCGGGGGTGACGGAGACGTGGCCGTAGGGCCAGTTGATCGGCTCGTCCGGTTCGTGGGTCTCTCGGGTCATGCTGGGGTCTCCGTCCGGGTGGGCGCGCTCGCCGCGGGGGACTCAGCGTAGCGACGAGGGCGGGGACGCCACGAGTTCGGCACGATGTGCCCGGGCGCGACGAGACCCCGGCACCGTGGGGGTGTCCGGGGTCTCGGTGGAGCGGATCAGGCGAAGTCGTAGACGACGACGGAGACGGCTCGGTCCTGCTGCAGGGCGGCGGTGACTTTCTCGGCGTCGCGCTCGCCGCGGATGCTGTCGGCGGGGTCGAGCGTGTGGTCGATCTGGCCGGTGAGGATCGGGCGGCCGTCGGTGAGGTATCCCCAGGTGGTGCGGTTGCGGGTGACGGTGGGGATGACGGATCGGGAGTAGCTGGCGCGGGGGTCGTGGGCGACGTAGACGCGGATGCTGTCGGCGGTGCGCACGGCCGTGATGACGCGGGTCGGGATGGTGCGGGGCATTTGGCGACAATAGGGGCACCCCCCGGGGATGCGGCGAGCGCGCTCGCCGCATCCCCGGTGTGTGGTCAGGGGCGGGTGCCGTCGAAGCCGTCGACGAGCCAGCGCGAGGCGGTGATCAGGTCGCCGTTGCCGTCGAGGGCGTTGCGTACGGCGGCGAGGGCGGCGTGGAGGTCGGCGGGGGCGAGGTGGGTTTCCTGGTCGTGCTGGGGCTGGTGCTCGCCGTTGCGGTAGGTCGTGGTGGTGGTGCCGGGGGTGTCGGCGTCGCGGGTGTCCCATTCCTCGCTGACGGTGACGGTTGCGCCGTGGCGGGAGAGGCGAGCTGCGATGGTGTGGAGGTTGTCGGGCTGGTACTTGGAGTGGCCGGCGATCGTCCAGCCGGCGTCGGTCTCGTAGATCTCGGTGTCGTGGATCTCGATGGCGTCGGCGGCTTTGGTGGCCTTCTTCTCGGTGAGGGGCTTGGTGCCGGTGGTGATGGTGAGGACGGTGTACTGACCCATGGTGGTGGCCCTTCCTAGTGTGTGAATCTGACAGTTACAAGACTAGGAAGGGTCACCGACATTCAGCGGCGAGCGGCCAGCAGCTCGGCGACCTTCTCGGCCGCGTCCGCGCCGCCGGGGTGGTGCTCCTGGATCTGGTCGTAGCGGGCGGTGTAGCGCCAGTGCTGCGACTGCACAGACAGGCTCTTCGGGTTGATGCGCAGCACGACGGCCCACCGGCCGTCGACCTTGACGATGTCGCCCTTGGTGAACTGGTCGCGGGTGAAGTTCGTGGCGACCCCGTCGGCGATCTGCTGGGCGCGGATCCCCTCCCAGTAGGCGTGCGCGTCTTGGTGCTCGGCGAGTTCGGACAGGTACCGGTCGCGTGCGGTGCCCTCGGCGCGCGGGATCTGCCGGGCGTACGGGGTACCTCGATCGGCGATGTACCCGTCGAGGTGCCGCTGCACACGGCGGATGTCGGCGGCGATCTTCTCCAGCCGGTTGGCGACCTGCCGCGGTGAGTACCGCATCGCCGTGG encodes:
- the hcaB gene encoding 3-(cis-5,6-dihydroxycyclohexa-1,3-dien-1-yl)propanoate dehydrogenase, with the protein product MSEVGWLQGKRALIVGAGSGIGRAVVDAYRAEGARVAVLERDPAKVAALRSELPEVPAVQGDATTREANEAAVAATVAAYGGLDVLVSCVGIFDFYRGISDIDADQIDASFDEMFRVNVKSQLHAVKAALSALREARGSILLTESTSAYYPGRGGVLYVPSKFAVRGLVMALGHELAPDIRVNGIAPGGTVGTDLRGVGSLGLGARSLGDVPNRADDIAARVPLKVALSGADHAWSYVFLASDRARGITGDVIHTDGGMGIKA
- a CDS encoding class II aldolase/adducin family protein; translated protein: MMRADFAAERRLIADACRVLAGRGLADGILGHISLRVGEHIMLVRCRGPHERGLGYTTPDDIRLVDFEGEAAAPGELDGWSVPNELPLHAEVLRRRPAVAAVVHAHPPRVVAADLAGIRIRPLIGAFDIPGTRLAAGGVPVYARGVLVRNRTLAAEMADAMGERPLVVLRGHGITSAAAGVEQAVLQAISVDILAGLSLDVASAGGEIVDLPETDMAELPDLGTGFNTATAWRHELARLRGVVRTE
- a CDS encoding IclR family transcriptional regulator, which produces MKKSGTVDLPASGPAPHYPIESVDNALKIIHLLGARPELRLTEVAEALGVASSTAHRLLAMLQYRGFVRQDAASKTYRAGGVLSSVSFAILQQFDVREAVRPLLRRLNEEFRETVHLATLDGAQVRFIDAIESPQAVRVASRLGRTMPANCTSSGKSMLASLSADELHRTFPGEELETLTEKSIRRLPELERALEEVRRRGYAVGDEESEHGVCSVAAAFPAGALPMRLAINVSVPASRMDDTTRARLGERLASAIDESAITAL
- a CDS encoding NAD(P)/FAD-dependent oxidoreductase, whose amino-acid sequence is MTRIVIVGASVGGVKTAQGLRSGGFDGEIVVVEKEDVAHPYDKPPLSKAYLTSPDDLGAIRLIDQEDLAAIDASWRFGVAATGLDPAAKELLLEDGERLAYDALVIATGSRARTSPWGEGPGIHVLRTAADAHALRSALQPGRRLVIVGGGFIGAEVAATARKAGVDVTIVDPLPAPMSRVLNEDVGRIFLDKHAAEGVRTRFGTGVDGVERVGPELEVRLSDGERITADALLVGIGAVVNTEWLEGSGLVVDNGIVTDGRLRAIGAADVFVVGDVCRWQHEDGSGSTRLEHWTSAADQARLVAHNLLSPAEARAYVPVEYVWSDQYDWKIQVVGRTGSAESQLIGDPAHDRFAVVYSDGARVTGAVIVNWPRALIAARRAVADRGDADALVTMLTEIIAKAPAPVVS
- a CDS encoding ferredoxin: MTAIVKADLGACQGYANCVVGASDYFDIDDDGVVVLLQTDVPDAELTRVDEAARSCPVSALKVIRG
- a CDS encoding 3-phenylpropionate/cinnamic acid dioxygenase subunit beta, which encodes MTFVGAELSAESVLNRGATQARKVGPSLSFGDARHLELSRWLVEEAYMLDDQRYEDWLATIADDVHYLMPVRVTTALGAGYTTSPGMAHWDENKYSLSRRVARFLTEHAWTEDPPSRLRHYVTNVRTFETDVEGELIVDSAVLLFRSRSDTNPASILSAQREDVLRCTEDGYVLARRVIMIDESVLRTQNLAIFL
- a CDS encoding Rieske 2Fe-2S domain-containing protein, whose product is MTTSPTIYDEVRNGMLPAHIYNDAEIFERERRNLFSRAWLFVGHVSEIPQPGDYVVRKVLDDSFIVVRDEKGEIRAHFNMCLHRGMQVCRAEMGNASHFRCPYHGWSYRNDGRIVGLPFHQEAYGGEEGFSRKGARLLPAPNLDTYNGLIFISMDPDAPPLKEYLGDFTFFLDYYTKQSAAGIELRGPQRWRVNANWKIGAENFAGDMYHTPQTHTSVVEIGLFREPKAEKRKDGNTYWAGNGGGTTYKLPPGTLEERLRYVGYPDDMIERMKQTWSQEQLDVIGENGFMISAASVFPNMSLVHNWPKVEDGDDVLPFISLRTWVPISECETEVYSWFAVAADAPEEFKELSYKAYLMCFGSTGMFEQDDVENWVSLTNTAKGAMARRLLLNSRMGMLKDGSPVVEPLGDDEWAGPGVAHVGYGEYNQRHLLERWVDYVEADAPEPQRPIGLGGVRLTPSAAAAAAAGDCATGDSCDAGTAAGDGAVDTEGVTA